TTACCCAGGACCTTGCGAGATCGCATTTATCCAGATGAGTTCTTATGCAGGAACAGAATCTACAGGGATTGTGTATCAGAAAATGGAACTGACAAAAGATGTAAAAGACCGTCACATCATTCTTGTAGAAGACATCGTAGACACAGGAAATACTGTTGAAAGTCTTTTTAAATATTTTAATGAAACACAACGTCCGAAATCTGTTAAAATTGCTTCATTCTTATTGAAACCGGATGTTTATAAAAAAGATTTCAAGCTAGATTATATCGGAAAAGAAATTCCAAATAAATTTGTTTTAGGATACGGATTGGATTATGATGAATTAGGAAGAAACCTATCGAATCTATACCAATTGGAAGACGGACAAATCAACCATTAAACGCTGTTGGCTATGAGCTCACAGCTTTTAGCTTAAAAAAGTAAAATAAAGAAATAAATTTAATAATAACTAAAAAAGCTGAAAGCAAAGTTGCAAATCGCCAAAAGCAAATTGCCTATTGC
Above is a genomic segment from Chryseobacterium mulctrae containing:
- a CDS encoding phosphoribosyltransferase — translated: MESIQVHDKTFVPYLKDAEIQEIVKATALKIYEDYKDEVPVFIGVLNGVIMFFSDLLKHYPGPCEIAFIQMSSYAGTESTGIVYQKMELTKDVKDRHIILVEDIVDTGNTVESLFKYFNETQRPKSVKIASFLLKPDVYKKDFKLDYIGKEIPNKFVLGYGLDYDELGRNLSNLYQLEDGQINH